In Schaalia sp. JY-X169, the following are encoded in one genomic region:
- a CDS encoding SIR2 family protein encodes MGDRAVLGGFARGWQEIDSISPNNEDEKARREAALTSLTEELSSITNCESLVVLAGSGTSLGIVDNKGKRLAPSMGDLWTDVYMLQSFGKVEETLTPGPVASKNLEHVLSDAQARLALDPVNTALSEFVSEAEGIIWTKCSFVDRNTDLVSHELFLRKVARRSTRLQRAQVFTTNYDLAFEAAAKNARFNVIDGFGFGGETFDGGSFDLDYVQRRPHEPLTLDPSVFHLLKLHGSVNWNLEDEEVQKVCGSMKPDNPVLIYPSATKYQLSYQQPYLEFMSRFQMALRQPDVGLLVVGFGFNDDHLTAPIKAALRANIGLRAAFVSPGIRTSGASGTFKEIEQLIMKGDRRLTLLEATFDQLVELLPDVPPREEREVHAERFSTPGRRP; translated from the coding sequence GTGGGTGACCGAGCAGTTCTTGGTGGTTTCGCTAGGGGCTGGCAAGAGATCGATAGCATTTCGCCGAATAACGAAGACGAGAAGGCTCGTCGAGAGGCAGCTCTGACCTCACTTACGGAGGAGCTGTCATCCATAACTAATTGTGAGAGCCTTGTGGTTCTAGCGGGTTCTGGGACTTCATTAGGCATTGTTGATAACAAGGGGAAACGCCTAGCACCAAGCATGGGTGACCTTTGGACTGATGTCTATATGCTTCAATCTTTTGGCAAAGTCGAGGAGACTCTCACTCCCGGACCGGTGGCTTCGAAGAATCTCGAGCATGTCTTGTCCGACGCTCAAGCCAGACTAGCTCTTGATCCTGTCAACACGGCCCTGAGTGAGTTCGTTTCTGAAGCAGAGGGCATCATCTGGACCAAATGCAGCTTTGTCGATAGAAACACTGACCTAGTCAGTCACGAACTCTTCCTTCGGAAGGTGGCGAGGCGGTCTACCCGCCTTCAGCGTGCCCAGGTTTTCACAACCAATTACGACTTGGCCTTTGAGGCTGCGGCCAAGAATGCCCGTTTTAATGTCATCGACGGGTTTGGGTTTGGGGGAGAGACATTCGACGGTGGCTCGTTCGATCTGGATTACGTGCAGCGCCGTCCGCACGAGCCACTCACTTTGGACCCGAGCGTCTTCCATCTCCTGAAGCTTCATGGATCAGTCAACTGGAACCTCGAGGACGAGGAGGTCCAGAAGGTTTGCGGCTCCATGAAGCCAGATAATCCCGTGCTGATCTACCCATCAGCTACCAAATACCAATTGTCCTACCAGCAGCCATATCTGGAGTTCATGTCGCGATTTCAAATGGCTCTACGGCAGCCAGACGTTGGGCTGCTCGTGGTGGGGTTCGGTTTCAACGACGACCATCTGACTGCTCCCATCAAAGCAGCACTCCGCGCCAACATAGGACTTCGTGCAGCCTTTGTCTCTCCCGGAATTCGTACTTCCGGAGCCTCGGGAACCTTCAAGGAGATCGAGCAGTTGATCATGAAGGGAGACAGGCGACTGACCTTGCTGGAGGCAACGTTCGATCAACTTGTCGAGTTGCTCCCGGACGTACCTCCTCGTGAGGAACGAGAGGTTCATGCCGAACGGTTCTCTACTCCCGGTCGGAGGCCGTGA
- a CDS encoding ATP-binding protein, giving the protein MEAHPFSPDRQIGRVHQVDGSFVDVALSAANQLPRAHYGEKLGRGEVGEFVVIDVGGVAVFGRMLRVGVPAGRAETLADEPYTRISAEGRVQLLSTLELNGRAERGIARYPRIGDVVFAASSEVVLAIIGALPDPSIRTLRLGRLSLDDSIPVDVPLSRLFGRHMAIVGATGSGKSWTLGHIAESVSSLKGKMILIDATGEFRTLGDRATHLAFGSTANEPSNTKLVGIPHYMMRETDRNAFLSPSSGAQLPKLREAVRTLRLAHAVYSDQNRDPAHQQFAVTNGPIIKAGKPMAEYQTATSRYTKAIEHPFAPFNIRALAEQVQCECIWPTGFGQNSHLFGKSNDTEVGYVSSLISRINDLLQTPEIMNVIDPQPGTTNVVGEMFNWVQNSDSHILRVSLRNLTFANHLREIVVNILGQTLLSWARAGSFQTGPLVVALDEAHQFFDVTVGDELSSTHLNAFDAIAKEGRKYGLTVCMATQRPGDLPAGVLSQVGMTIVHRLADSRDRQRVEQAAAELDHSATKLLPGLVPGEAILMGVDFPVPVSVRIQKPASPPASDGPSYDSWGTDSKPM; this is encoded by the coding sequence ATGGAGGCGCACCCGTTTAGTCCCGACCGCCAGATCGGGCGCGTTCACCAGGTTGATGGGTCGTTTGTTGACGTGGCGCTGTCGGCAGCCAATCAGCTTCCTCGAGCTCACTATGGGGAGAAGCTCGGCAGAGGCGAGGTTGGTGAGTTTGTCGTTATAGACGTCGGCGGCGTCGCAGTGTTCGGGCGCATGTTGCGGGTTGGGGTGCCAGCCGGACGAGCCGAAACACTTGCGGATGAACCGTACACAAGGATCTCGGCTGAAGGGCGCGTACAGCTACTTTCTACGCTTGAGCTCAATGGGCGCGCTGAAAGGGGAATCGCTAGGTATCCAAGAATAGGGGACGTTGTCTTCGCGGCCAGCTCAGAGGTTGTCCTAGCAATCATTGGCGCACTTCCTGATCCGAGCATTCGCACCCTCCGTCTGGGACGGTTGTCTCTCGATGACTCTATTCCTGTGGATGTGCCATTGTCTCGTCTGTTCGGTCGACACATGGCGATAGTCGGAGCGACCGGCTCGGGCAAGAGCTGGACTCTTGGCCATATCGCCGAGAGCGTTTCATCGCTAAAGGGAAAAATGATTCTGATCGATGCAACAGGGGAATTTCGAACCCTTGGGGATCGTGCAACGCACTTGGCCTTCGGGTCCACGGCCAACGAGCCATCTAACACCAAACTCGTGGGTATTCCGCATTACATGATGCGGGAGACAGATCGCAACGCTTTCCTAAGCCCGTCCTCAGGCGCTCAACTGCCGAAACTCCGTGAAGCAGTGCGAACATTACGCTTGGCTCATGCGGTGTATTCTGATCAGAATCGAGATCCTGCGCACCAGCAATTCGCGGTTACGAACGGTCCCATCATTAAGGCCGGGAAACCAATGGCGGAGTACCAAACTGCGACATCAAGGTACACCAAAGCGATAGAGCATCCGTTCGCTCCGTTCAATATCAGGGCGCTTGCGGAACAAGTGCAGTGTGAGTGTATCTGGCCGACGGGGTTCGGGCAGAATAGCCACTTGTTTGGGAAATCCAATGACACCGAGGTCGGTTATGTCTCTTCTCTGATTAGCCGTATCAACGACTTGCTCCAAACACCAGAAATTATGAATGTAATCGACCCACAACCTGGAACGACCAACGTTGTAGGCGAAATGTTCAACTGGGTTCAGAACTCGGACAGCCATATCCTTCGCGTATCCCTGAGGAATCTGACATTCGCCAATCACCTGCGGGAGATCGTTGTAAATATTCTCGGACAGACTCTTCTTAGTTGGGCCAGGGCGGGATCCTTCCAAACGGGACCACTCGTGGTGGCCTTAGACGAGGCTCATCAGTTCTTCGACGTGACAGTGGGGGACGAACTTTCCAGCACGCACTTAAACGCTTTCGATGCGATTGCCAAAGAGGGTCGTAAGTATGGGTTGACTGTATGTATGGCCACGCAGCGGCCTGGTGATCTCCCTGCAGGCGTTCTCAGTCAGGTTGGCATGACTATTGTTCACCGCTTGGCCGATAGCCGCGACCGTCAAAGAGTGGAGCAGGCAGCAGCTGAACTCGACCATTCGGCAACGAAACTACTCCCGGGATTGGTACCTGGTGAAGCGATTCTGATGGGCGTGGACTTTCCGGTGCCAGTTAGTGTGCGAATCCAGAAGCCTGCATCGCCACCGGCATCAGATGGACCAAGCTACGACTCTTGGGGTACGGACAGTAAGCCCATGTGA
- a CDS encoding FISUMP domain-containing protein — MKPGQTKITKANRRKQVMQRKQTHKPKPNGLNQGFTIIELLIVIVIIAILVAIVTVSYNGITRQAKIASLKSDLKNASTQIELTNAKSGSYPTSEAAIDGGLKASPNNTLSYAGSESAFCVTATNSQANLTFSITQDGTISEGACPLQFFTSASCPSERTLAVDARDNRTYWIQKLADGNCWMLTNLAYGSGGNNIYGDTKEISNGTADTVGTNIEAKYYVHPNANFTAYPKPPSVAMDGGMSTSTRQYGYLYNWCAAMGNQQGTSACTSSTTPAANTAISICPAGWRLPTGQGGSPVNEFKALNDAVNGGLTSTDAGLRGIWLGQYSGSWYGGSFSNSDLGYYWTSRKVAGSTAYSLSFRSTGIIGLGSNNSSSEGGLAVRCVSNQ, encoded by the coding sequence GTGAAACCGGGTCAAACAAAAATAACAAAAGCAAACAGGAGAAAGCAGGTGATGCAAAGAAAACAAACCCACAAACCAAAACCAAATGGTCTAAACCAAGGATTCACAATCATTGAGCTACTTATCGTCATCGTGATCATTGCCATCTTGGTAGCAATAGTGACCGTTAGCTACAACGGAATCACAAGACAAGCCAAAATAGCCTCATTGAAGAGCGACCTGAAGAATGCCTCAACTCAGATTGAACTGACCAATGCCAAGTCGGGCTCGTACCCAACGAGCGAGGCCGCCATCGACGGAGGTCTCAAGGCCTCGCCGAACAACACTCTAAGCTACGCAGGAAGCGAAAGTGCATTCTGTGTGACGGCCACGAACTCTCAGGCGAACCTAACATTCAGTATCACGCAGGATGGCACGATCAGTGAGGGTGCGTGTCCTCTGCAGTTCTTCACTTCAGCTAGTTGCCCTAGCGAAAGAACGCTCGCCGTGGATGCTAGGGATAACCGTACCTACTGGATTCAGAAGCTAGCTGACGGCAACTGCTGGATGCTAACCAACCTGGCCTACGGAAGCGGGGGCAACAACATCTATGGCGATACAAAAGAGATATCAAATGGTACAGCAGACACCGTCGGAACCAATATTGAAGCCAAATACTATGTACACCCAAACGCAAACTTCACCGCCTACCCTAAACCCCCGTCAGTCGCCATGGATGGGGGTATGAGCACCTCAACTAGACAGTACGGATACTTATATAACTGGTGCGCCGCTATGGGTAACCAACAAGGAACGAGTGCCTGTACGAGCTCTACCACGCCAGCTGCAAATACCGCCATATCCATTTGTCCCGCAGGTTGGCGCTTACCCACAGGGCAAGGAGGTTCTCCAGTCAACGAATTCAAAGCACTGAACGATGCCGTAAACGGTGGCCTAACTAGTACGGATGCGGGACTAAGAGGAATATGGCTGGGACAATATAGCGGTAGCTGGTATGGCGGAAGCTTCAGTAACTCAGATTTAGGGTATTATTGGACTTCCAGAAAGGTGGCTGGGAGCACCGCTTATAGCTTGAGCTTCCGCAGTACTGGCATCATCGGATTAGGTAGCAATAACAGTAGTTCGGAAGGCGGACTAGCAGTTCGTTGCGTATCAAATCAATAA
- a CDS encoding helix-turn-helix domain-containing protein: protein MYTLGTDAAVGYLPQTQFGSQRKHFRAVEGVHAQSLRKVLRMSSNTGQRLLQGRKLLKNNEKRPEPAEPRETARSTPRTSRLPQRPPRYNRHITKPMLEAMASEYRAGATAVDLSKKYGFHRVTIMNHLETVGIKPRAMKPTEAEVSHWRKLHADGLSGSKIAEQVGWSPSTVRRYVRATTSPRQ from the coding sequence ATGTATACGTTGGGAACCGATGCGGCCGTGGGGTACCTACCCCAGACGCAGTTTGGTTCCCAACGTAAACACTTCAGGGCTGTGGAGGGCGTGCACGCCCAGTCGCTTAGAAAAGTACTAAGAATGTCATCCAACACAGGACAACGGCTCCTTCAGGGGCGGAAGCTACTCAAAAACAATGAGAAACGTCCAGAACCTGCCGAACCTCGTGAAACTGCACGTTCTACACCTAGAACTTCTCGATTGCCTCAGCGCCCTCCCCGCTACAACCGCCACATTACCAAGCCTATGCTTGAAGCAATGGCGTCGGAGTATCGTGCTGGGGCTACTGCGGTTGATCTATCCAAGAAATATGGATTCCACCGGGTGACGATCATGAATCATCTAGAAACCGTAGGTATCAAGCCCAGAGCGATGAAACCAACCGAAGCTGAAGTTAGTCACTGGCGAAAACTCCACGCAGATGGATTAAGCGGTTCGAAAATAGCTGAGCAGGTCGGATGGAGTCCATCGACAGTGCGTAGGTACGTTCGCGCCACTACCTCCCCACGCCAGTGA
- a CDS encoding MFS transporter, giving the protein MLASPAQCWNQRVQDQGSSPGVLLFVAGLTICTFSPSMQIFVLGRAIQGFGGGLSMVPLYTIIGNHVHPLRQPPFFAAFAAAWVLPALIGPGIAGLVVQYESWRWIFGFVPVVFLIAFPVLVKVTAALPRTEPADSDGSTKRRVLLAVGAGVSVALLQVMSGTEPDEFTPLILLIIAVSAILTFVFMKPLLPAGTFTAKRGLPSTVLLRGLANGTFIGVETFLPLLLQLVHGWDPASAGLVLTVGSITWAIGSAVSGRITDQAKRAQLPVIGTLVQLVGTAITFAGVFEGVPGAAIIIGWTITGLGIGLIYPTMTVHALAMTKTRNKGKTSSALQMADTLGGAFCVAAAGIAYALVLPSLSPAFAAAVGLMVVLLVMAMPIARRISPVPDSDEALQLQQTQQL; this is encoded by the coding sequence ATTCTCGCTTCCCCAGCCCAGTGCTGGAATCAGCGTGTCCAAGATCAGGGGTCAAGTCCCGGCGTACTACTCTTCGTCGCCGGTCTAACGATCTGCACTTTCTCCCCATCCATGCAGATCTTTGTGTTGGGGAGGGCAATACAGGGATTCGGCGGCGGTCTCTCTATGGTTCCGCTCTACACCATCATCGGCAACCACGTACACCCGCTTCGACAACCACCATTCTTCGCCGCTTTCGCGGCCGCCTGGGTCCTGCCTGCGCTAATCGGTCCGGGAATTGCGGGCCTGGTTGTTCAGTATGAGAGCTGGCGGTGGATTTTTGGTTTTGTCCCTGTCGTCTTCCTGATCGCGTTTCCGGTTCTGGTCAAAGTCACGGCCGCGCTTCCCCGGACAGAACCAGCGGACTCAGATGGTTCAACTAAGCGCAGAGTGTTACTTGCGGTCGGCGCCGGCGTATCGGTGGCGCTTCTCCAGGTGATGTCCGGGACAGAGCCAGACGAGTTCACCCCCTTGATCCTCCTCATAATCGCGGTATCGGCGATCCTCACTTTCGTGTTCATGAAGCCGCTACTCCCCGCGGGAACCTTCACCGCAAAACGAGGGCTCCCCTCCACCGTCCTACTGCGCGGACTGGCCAACGGGACTTTTATCGGGGTAGAGACCTTTCTCCCGCTCTTACTTCAACTGGTACACGGGTGGGATCCCGCCAGCGCCGGCCTCGTGCTAACAGTTGGTTCCATTACCTGGGCTATCGGATCAGCCGTTTCCGGGCGTATCACCGACCAAGCGAAGCGCGCGCAACTCCCAGTGATCGGCACGCTGGTGCAACTTGTCGGTACCGCGATCACCTTCGCAGGCGTGTTCGAGGGCGTACCCGGCGCAGCAATCATCATCGGCTGGACCATAACCGGACTTGGCATCGGCCTCATCTACCCCACCATGACTGTTCATGCGCTCGCCATGACCAAGACACGAAACAAAGGGAAGACCTCATCCGCTCTGCAGATGGCCGACACTCTTGGCGGCGCATTCTGTGTGGCAGCAGCGGGAATCGCCTACGCCCTGGTACTACCGAGCCTATCCCCCGCCTTCGCGGCCGCAGTCGGACTGATGGTTGTCCTCCTGGTGATGGCAATGCCAATTGCCAGGCGGATCAGTCCGGTCCCAGACTCCGACGAGGCACTCCAGTTACAACAGACCCAACAACTGTAA
- a CDS encoding transposase codes for MARKNYTDEFRQRAVDLYESTPGATLKGIAADLGISRGALKEWVERLGSGTTTKLTVAPPAGRPESQSARIVRLEAELAESKAERVKLETERDILRQAAKYFAGETNW; via the coding sequence ATGGCAAGGAAGAACTACACGGACGAGTTCCGGCAGCGGGCGGTGGACTTGTACGAGTCCACGCCGGGGGCGACGCTGAAGGGCATCGCGGCGGACCTGGGGATCTCCCGGGGCGCGTTGAAGGAGTGGGTTGAGCGGCTGGGCTCCGGGACGACGACGAAGTTGACAGTGGCACCGCCGGCGGGTCGGCCGGAGTCGCAGTCGGCGAGGATTGTGCGGCTGGAAGCCGAACTGGCCGAGTCGAAGGCGGAGCGGGTCAAGCTTGAGACGGAGCGGGATATCCTCCGTCAGGCGGCGAAGTATTTCGCGGGGGAGACGAACTGGTGA
- a CDS encoding transposase yields MIPRVRGILPTCIDLGSRKLAGWQVADHMRTELVEDALRAAHRDRGSLAGAVFHSDHGSVYTSKAYAALCEQLKVTQSMGAVGTSADNSLAESVNATLKRELLEGASAFPDQATAYRAVFRWANRYNTRRRHSAIGQIAPNTYEIAYTATTSATLAEAA; encoded by the coding sequence ATGATCCCACGGGTTCGCGGCATCCTACCGACCTGTATCGACCTCGGCTCCCGGAAGCTCGCGGGCTGGCAGGTCGCCGACCACATGCGCACTGAACTCGTCGAGGACGCCCTCCGTGCCGCGCATCGCGACCGTGGGTCATTGGCCGGGGCGGTGTTCCACAGCGACCACGGAAGCGTCTATACGTCGAAGGCTTACGCCGCGCTCTGCGAGCAGCTCAAGGTGACCCAGTCCATGGGGGCGGTGGGCACGAGCGCCGACAACTCCTTGGCGGAGAGCGTCAACGCCACGCTCAAGCGCGAGCTCCTCGAAGGCGCGTCCGCGTTCCCGGACCAGGCCACCGCCTACCGGGCCGTGTTCCGGTGGGCGAACCGCTACAACACCCGAAGGCGGCACTCCGCGATCGGCCAGATCGCACCGAACACCTACGAGATCGCCTACACGGCAACCACGTCTGCTACCCTCGCGGAAGCGGCATAA
- a CDS encoding endo alpha-1,4 polygalactosaminidase produces MQTLPTSGVFDYQLGGGYSPVDGQRPNVVVRDVTDSPEPRAYSICYINGFQTQPLKEAEFANELVLTDSSGTPITDPDWPDEQILDPSTESQREGILAVIGPKIDACAAKGFDAVEIDNLDTFTRFGQIDRAGTIALATSYATRAHDAGLAIGQKNTLELGRIGKDQIGFDFAITESCAVYDECSSYRETYGPHVLQIEYDDELAEAGMTFEDVCSLPSRAPLTILRDHDLVPFGSPSYLYERCSS; encoded by the coding sequence TTGCAAACTCTCCCGACTAGTGGTGTCTTCGACTATCAGCTCGGAGGAGGATACTCCCCAGTTGACGGACAGAGACCGAATGTTGTTGTCAGGGATGTGACGGACTCTCCCGAGCCTCGTGCGTACAGCATCTGCTATATCAACGGCTTCCAGACACAACCTCTCAAGGAAGCGGAGTTCGCTAACGAGTTAGTTCTCACCGATTCCTCTGGGACACCGATAACTGACCCCGATTGGCCAGATGAGCAGATTCTTGATCCTTCAACAGAAAGCCAACGTGAGGGGATACTCGCGGTTATTGGACCAAAAATAGATGCCTGTGCGGCAAAGGGTTTCGATGCAGTTGAGATCGATAACCTCGATACTTTCACCAGATTTGGACAGATCGACCGCGCCGGTACCATTGCCTTGGCAACCTCTTACGCGACTCGCGCCCATGACGCGGGTCTGGCGATTGGCCAAAAGAACACCTTGGAACTCGGTCGTATTGGCAAGGATCAAATTGGGTTTGACTTTGCTATTACTGAGTCCTGTGCGGTGTATGACGAGTGCTCCTCATACCGGGAAACCTATGGCCCGCACGTTCTGCAGATTGAGTATGACGACGAGCTCGCTGAGGCTGGGATGACGTTCGAGGACGTCTGCTCCCTGCCGAGTCGCGCGCCGTTGACGATCCTGCGTGACCATGACCTTGTGCCTTTTGGTTCGCCGAGCTACCTCTATGAGAGATGCAGTTCCTAG